A window of Thermococcus sp. genomic DNA:
AGCTGAGGGAGAGGCACGGCTATTCTGTGGGCGAGCTCTCCCGCCTTCTGGGCGTCTCAAGGAAGACACTCCTCAACTATGAAAAGGGCGAGCAGGCGGTCTCGCTTGACGTGGCCCTCCTCCTTGAGGACATCTTTGACGAACCCCTGGTGGAGCCGATAGACGTTCTCAACGCGAAGGTCGAGGCAAAGCTTGACCTGAAGCCCGAGACCCCGCTGGAGAGGGAGATATTCGAGCGTCTCAGGGCACTGGGGCTCGGGCTCGTGAAGGTGAAGAAGGCCCCCTTCAACGCGGTCTCAAGGGGCGACGAGTTCAGAATACTTACCGGCATAGACGAGAAGAAGACCTCCTCAACGGTCAGAAGGGCAGAGATGGTAGCAGAGGTGGGGAGGATAATAAACTCCGAGGGCGTCTTCATCCTTGAGAAGACTAAGACCGAGGTGGTTGACAGTGTCCCGCTCATCCCGAAGGAGAGCCTCCGCGAGGTCAGGGATGCGGACGAGCTGATAAACCTGATAGAGGAGCTCAAGAAGGAGATAAAGGCACGGCTCTTCAGCTGAAGAGAACGCGCCTCCAGACTTCCTCCAGCTTCTTTGCGTGTTCTTCGGGTGAGGCTATCAACACCGCCCAGCGGGGGGTCTGCCTCCTCTTGAGCGCGTTGGCCAGAGGGGTAACCCTTGATAGGGGCTGAACTTCACCGTTTTCGAGGAGAACCTTCACACCGGTCTCTTTAAGCCTGGGCTCACTAAGCATTAAGTCCGCTATGCTGAACTCAAGGATTACCTCGCCTTCGCCAGCTCCAACGGCCTCTGAGAGGCTCCTCTCAAGCTCCTGCCTTCTCCTAACGTTTTTGTACGCCGTCAGCAACTCGCGCTTCTCCTCCGCGCTCAGCTCCTCGGCGCTGACCATTACCGCAGCCTTGTAGAGCTTCCTGTACTTTACCCTCCTCACGAGCTCCGCAGGGAGACCCTCCAGGTCCTCAAGTTCAACGAGAACCCTGCAGTCCGTCATCTTCCAGAAATCCCAGAGATGGCCCTCCTCAAGGGCAAACTCAAGGGCCCGGGTGAGCATCCCCTCAGCTATCTTAACCGTGTGATGGAAGTAAACCCTCGAATACATCAGCGAGCGCGCCACCATCATACCTTCAACCGCCTCTATCCCCTTCTCGTCAACGACGAGCTCGTCGCCGTGTATCCTCAGCACCTTAAGGAGCCTTTCAAGGTCTATTATGCCGTGGGCGACGCCCGTGTAGTGAGCATCCCTAACGAGATAATCGAGCTGGTCA
This region includes:
- a CDS encoding transcriptional regulator gives rise to the protein MDRERLIKAVETVLRGAGYKTARLDFRGSCFDLVASRTLTLLFVKVVTNIDTVTEEQAEDLKRLARFFNASPIIVGLKSKNAELEEGVVYERFGIYALRPETLYDVLVENELPAVFAERGGLYVRINGKLLRELRERHGYSVGELSRLLGVSRKTLLNYEKGEQAVSLDVALLLEDIFDEPLVEPIDVLNAKVEAKLDLKPETPLEREIFERLRALGLGLVKVKKAPFNAVSRGDEFRILTGIDEKKTSSTVRRAEMVAEVGRIINSEGVFILEKTKTEVVDSVPLIPKESLREVRDADELINLIEELKKEIKARLFS
- a CDS encoding HD domain-containing protein — protein: MVVRGKIIHDAIHGSMRVSGMVFDILKTPEFQRLRHIRQLGLAYIVYPGANHSRFEHSLGAWNLARRLSGEVGLSEEEGMLLQAGALLHDIGHGPFSHTFESIYKHYVKERDHMRLGQDIITGRINITEEEDGGRIGEILSSYGLDPKEVAELILGRAKRPYLGQMLHGGVDVDQLDYLVRDAHYTGVAHGIIDLERLLKVLRIHGDELVVDEKGIEAVEGMMVARSLMYSRVYFHHTVKIAEGMLTRALEFALEEGHLWDFWKMTDCRVLVELEDLEGLPAELVRRVKYRKLYKAAVMVSAEELSAEEKRELLTAYKNVRRRQELERSLSEAVGAGEGEVILEFSIADLMLSEPRLKETGVKVLLENGEVQPLSRVTPLANALKRRQTPRWAVLIASPEEHAKKLEEVWRRVLFS